In Flavobacterium okayamense, a single window of DNA contains:
- a CDS encoding NAD-dependent epimerase/dehydratase family protein — protein sequence MTTILITGGAGNVASALANKLAEDSNNHIVIVDNLSTGNLEKVPQKNNVTFIKADVNNYNDVVPIFGRYNFDFVFHYAAVVGVKRTLENPIMVLNDIEGIKNILSLSKNSGVKRVFYSSSSEVYGEPFEIPQNEKTTPLNSRLPYAIVKNVGEAFFKSYYQEYGLEYTIFRFFNTYGPNQSEDFVVPRFIKLALNNEPITLYGDGLQTRSFCYVTDNIDTCIKVMKSQNCVNDVINVGSDKEITILELAQTIIRVTNSKSDIINLPALEEGDMTRRCPDTTKMKTILGRELVSLEDGIKKLVAHYENRS from the coding sequence TAATTACAGGCGGTGCGGGTAATGTAGCAAGTGCTTTAGCTAATAAGCTAGCAGAAGATTCAAATAATCATATTGTAATTGTTGATAATTTATCTACTGGAAATTTAGAAAAAGTTCCTCAAAAAAATAATGTTACATTTATAAAAGCAGATGTTAATAATTATAATGATGTAGTGCCTATTTTTGGTCGTTATAATTTTGATTTTGTCTTTCATTATGCTGCTGTTGTTGGTGTCAAAAGAACTTTAGAGAATCCAATAATGGTTTTGAATGATATTGAAGGTATAAAAAACATATTATCACTTTCAAAAAATTCTGGAGTTAAAAGAGTCTTTTATTCAAGCTCTTCAGAAGTATATGGAGAGCCTTTTGAAATCCCTCAAAATGAAAAAACTACACCACTTAATTCAAGATTGCCTTATGCTATCGTAAAAAATGTTGGTGAAGCATTTTTTAAATCGTATTACCAAGAATATGGTTTAGAATATACTATTTTTAGATTTTTTAATACCTATGGTCCTAATCAAAGTGAAGATTTTGTAGTGCCTCGATTTATTAAATTAGCTCTTAATAACGAACCTATAACTTTGTATGGAGATGGGTTGCAAACCCGTTCTTTTTGTTATGTAACAGACAATATTGATACTTGTATAAAAGTTATGAAAAGTCAAAATTGTGTAAATGACGTTATTAATGTTGGTAGTGATAAAGAGATAACAATTTTAGAGTTGGCTCAAACAATAATTCGTGTCACAAATTCAAAGTCAGATATTATTAATTTACCAGCGCTTGAAGAAGGAGATATGACAAGAAGATGTCCAGATACAACTAAAATGAAAACAATTTTAGGAAGAGAGTTGGTTTCTTTAGAAGATGGAATAAAAAAGTTAGTTGCACATTATGAGAATAGGTCTTAA